The genomic DNA TACGGGAGGTTTCTATGTCAAAGCGAATTAGAATCGAACCTTCAAAGTGTATTGGTTGTAAAACATGCGAGCTTGCCTGTTCTTTTAAGCATCATGGTATGTTTGCTCCAAGCTTATCTCGCATCTACAATGAAGTATTTTTGGAAGAAGCTTCGTTTGTTACGGTTACATGCCAGCAATGTGATGATCCATGGTGTGCTAGAGCATGTCCATCTGGTGCTATAATAAAGCACCCAGATACTGGCGTGGTAGAAGTAATTGAAGAAAAATGTGTAGGCTGTAGAACATGCGTAAGCGCTTGTCCGTTTGGTATGATAAAGTATGTGGAGTACAAACAAAAAGCGGATAAATGTAACCTTTG from Desulfurella sp. includes the following:
- a CDS encoding 4Fe-4S dicluster domain-containing protein, translating into MSKRIRIEPSKCIGCKTCELACSFKHHGMFAPSLSRIYNEVFLEEASFVTVTCQQCDDPWCARACPSGAIIKHPDTGVVEVIEEKCVGCRTCVSACPFGMIKYVEYKQKADKCNLCGGDYPECVAFCPTGCLTFEEEDAPLRTKILNYVNVVKEGRLEV